From a single Micromonospora carbonacea genomic region:
- the ilvD gene encoding dihydroxy-acid dehydratase, which yields MPELRSRTSTHGRTMAGARALWRATGMTDDDFGKPIVAIANSFTQFVPGHVHLKDLGGLVADAVAEAGGVGREFNTIAVDDGIAMGHGGMLYSLPSRELIADAVEYMVNAHCADALVCISNCDKITPGMLLAALRLDIPTVFVSGGPMEAGKTVAIEGVVHSKIDLIDAMIASSNEAVTDDQLGEIERSACPTCGSCSGMFTANSMNCLTEAIGLALPGNGSTLATHAARRSLFVEAGRTVVEIAKRWYDGDDSSVLPRQIANRAAFENAIALDVAMGGSTNTILHLLAAAREAELDFSVADIDAVSRRVPCLAKVAPNSPNYHMEDVHRAGGIPAILGELDRAGLLHRDVHAVHSPSLAQWLADWDVRGGSATPEAIELFHAAPGGVRTTEPFSTTNRWSTLDTDAAGGCVRDREHAYSADGGLAILHGNLAPDGCVVKTAGVPDECLTFRGPAKVYESQDDAVTAILAKEIVAGDVVVIRYEGPKGGPGMQEMLYPTSFLKGRGLGRSCALLTDGRFSGGTSGLSIGHVSPEAASGGLIALVEPGDEIVIDIPGRSIELNVPDDVLEARRIAQEKRPRPYTPADRQRPVSAALRAYASMATSASDGAYRRVPE from the coding sequence ATGCCTGAGCTGCGGTCGAGGACCTCCACCCACGGTCGGACGATGGCCGGCGCCCGGGCCCTCTGGCGGGCCACCGGGATGACCGACGACGACTTCGGCAAGCCGATCGTCGCCATCGCCAACAGTTTCACCCAGTTCGTCCCCGGCCACGTACACCTCAAGGACCTCGGCGGCCTCGTCGCCGACGCGGTCGCGGAGGCCGGCGGGGTCGGCCGCGAGTTCAACACCATCGCCGTGGACGACGGCATCGCCATGGGCCACGGCGGCATGCTCTACTCGCTGCCCAGCCGCGAGCTGATCGCCGACGCGGTGGAGTACATGGTCAACGCGCACTGCGCCGACGCCCTGGTCTGCATCTCCAACTGCGACAAGATCACCCCCGGCATGCTGCTGGCCGCGCTGCGGCTCGACATCCCCACCGTCTTCGTCTCCGGCGGCCCGATGGAGGCCGGCAAGACCGTGGCGATCGAGGGCGTCGTCCACTCCAAGATCGACCTGATCGACGCCATGATCGCCTCGTCCAACGAGGCGGTCACCGACGACCAGCTCGGCGAGATCGAGCGGTCCGCCTGCCCGACCTGCGGCTCCTGCTCCGGCATGTTCACCGCCAACTCGATGAACTGCCTGACCGAGGCCATCGGCCTGGCCCTGCCCGGCAACGGCTCGACGCTGGCCACCCACGCCGCCCGCCGGTCGCTGTTCGTCGAGGCCGGGCGCACCGTCGTGGAGATCGCCAAGCGGTGGTACGACGGCGACGACTCCTCCGTGCTGCCCCGGCAGATCGCCAACCGGGCCGCGTTCGAGAACGCCATCGCCCTCGACGTGGCCATGGGCGGGTCCACCAACACGATCCTGCACCTGCTCGCCGCCGCGCGGGAGGCCGAGCTCGACTTCTCCGTCGCCGACATCGACGCCGTCTCCCGCCGGGTGCCCTGCCTGGCCAAGGTCGCGCCGAACTCCCCGAACTACCACATGGAGGACGTGCACCGCGCCGGCGGCATCCCCGCCATCCTCGGCGAGCTGGACCGCGCCGGGCTGCTGCACCGCGACGTGCACGCCGTGCACTCCCCCTCGCTGGCGCAGTGGCTCGCCGACTGGGACGTCCGCGGCGGCTCCGCCACCCCGGAGGCGATCGAGTTGTTCCACGCCGCCCCGGGCGGGGTGCGCACCACCGAGCCGTTCTCCACCACCAACCGCTGGTCGACGCTGGACACCGACGCGGCCGGCGGCTGCGTGCGCGACCGCGAGCACGCGTACAGCGCCGACGGTGGGCTGGCCATCCTGCACGGCAACCTCGCCCCGGACGGGTGCGTGGTGAAGACCGCCGGCGTGCCCGACGAGTGCCTGACCTTCCGCGGCCCGGCCAAGGTCTACGAGTCGCAGGACGACGCGGTCACGGCCATCCTGGCCAAGGAGATCGTCGCCGGCGACGTGGTGGTGATCCGCTACGAGGGCCCCAAGGGCGGGCCCGGCATGCAGGAGATGCTCTACCCCACCTCGTTCCTCAAGGGGCGCGGGCTGGGCCGCTCCTGCGCGCTGCTCACCGACGGCCGGTTCTCCGGCGGCACCTCCGGGCTGTCCATCGGGCACGTCTCCCCCGAGGCGGCCTCCGGCGGCCTCATCGCCCTGGTCGAGCCCGGCGACGAGATCGTCATCGACATCCCGGGCCGGTCCATCGAGCTGAACGTGCCCGACGACGTGCTGGAGGCGCGGCGCATCGCGCAGGAGAAGCGCCCCAGGCCGTACACGCCGGCCGACCGGCAGCGCCCGGTGTCGGCGGCGCTGCGCGCGTACGCGTCGATGGCCACGTCGGCCAGCGACGGCGCCTACCGCCGCGTCCCCGAGTGA
- a CDS encoding DEAD/DEAH box helicase, translating into MNDEALLHPVLLHHVVNSLGWPELRPLQRAAIGPLLDGDDALLLAPTAGGKTEAVTFPLLSRMARDGWTGTSVLYLCPLRALLNNLHPRIERYAGWLGRTAALWHGDVHTAARRAVLWQRPDILLTTPESLEAMLVSVNVDHRGFFAGLRAVVVDEVHAFAGDDRGWHLLAVLERLTRVAGRPLQRVGLSATVGNPADLLTWLQGSATGSRPGRVVAPGVPAAAGLSAAAAPSTATGSSAAAGPPPGDVELDYVGSLFNAAKVIAALHAGEKRLVFCESRQTVEELGQLLRERGVTTFLSHASLSADERRRSEQAFAEARDCVIVSTSTLELGIDVGDLDRVVQIDAPATVASFLQRLGRTGRRPGSTRNCLFLCRTGQDLVRAAALLSLWGRGWVEPVVPPPDPRHIVAQQVLALCLQEHRVGDRLWTQAWNGLPPFGPGAEPIVRHLVDHGYLDSDGGLLFIGPEAERRFGRRHFMDMTAVFTGPPEFTVLHGRQELGRVDPSLLTEEVRGDRRLLLGGRSWRVTYVDWRRRRCFVEPVDDGGRARWTSPGWVGWSHPLTRTMRDVLLGDDPSVRLTGRATDRLAAERADRSAVVHPGGSLVVRAEGGDLTWWTWAGLRANATLAATLSEVVDPMQRYDDYMIRLRADLDRSQWRSLVADAGQRICLPEVNARALAGLKFGVALPERLARATLAARLADLPGAAAVLAEPVRFAAL; encoded by the coding sequence GTGAACGACGAGGCGCTGCTGCACCCCGTGCTGCTGCACCACGTCGTCAACAGCCTCGGCTGGCCCGAGCTGCGGCCGTTGCAGCGGGCCGCGATCGGGCCGCTGCTCGACGGCGACGACGCGCTGCTGCTCGCCCCGACGGCGGGCGGGAAGACCGAGGCGGTCACGTTCCCTCTGCTGTCCCGAATGGCGCGGGACGGCTGGACCGGCACCTCGGTGCTCTACCTGTGCCCGCTGCGGGCCCTGCTCAACAACCTGCACCCCCGCATCGAGCGGTACGCCGGCTGGTTGGGCCGCACGGCGGCCCTGTGGCACGGCGACGTGCACACCGCCGCCCGCCGGGCGGTGCTGTGGCAACGCCCCGACATCCTGCTGACCACGCCCGAGTCCCTCGAGGCGATGCTGGTGAGCGTCAACGTCGACCACCGGGGCTTCTTCGCCGGGCTGCGGGCGGTGGTGGTCGACGAGGTGCACGCCTTCGCCGGGGACGACCGTGGCTGGCACCTGCTCGCGGTGCTGGAGAGGCTGACCCGGGTGGCCGGGCGGCCACTGCAGCGGGTGGGGCTCTCCGCGACCGTCGGCAACCCGGCGGACCTGCTGACCTGGCTGCAGGGATCGGCGACGGGCAGCCGCCCCGGGCGGGTCGTCGCCCCCGGTGTGCCCGCCGCTGCCGGCCTTTCCGCTGCTGCCGCGCCTTCCACCGCCACGGGCTCTTCCGCCGCTGCCGGCCCGCCGCCCGGTGACGTGGAACTCGACTACGTCGGGTCGCTGTTCAACGCCGCGAAGGTGATCGCCGCCCTGCACGCGGGGGAGAAGCGGCTGGTCTTCTGCGAATCCCGGCAAACCGTCGAGGAACTCGGCCAACTGCTGCGGGAACGGGGGGTGACCACGTTCCTGTCGCACGCCTCACTCTCCGCCGACGAGCGACGCCGCTCCGAGCAGGCGTTCGCCGAGGCCAGGGACTGCGTCATCGTCTCCACCAGCACCCTGGAGCTGGGCATCGACGTGGGCGACCTGGACCGGGTCGTGCAGATCGACGCGCCTGCCACGGTGGCGTCGTTCCTGCAGCGGCTCGGCCGCACCGGCCGCCGTCCGGGCAGCACCCGAAACTGCCTCTTCCTGTGTCGTACGGGGCAGGATCTGGTCCGGGCGGCGGCGCTGCTGTCGCTCTGGGGGCGAGGATGGGTGGAGCCGGTCGTCCCGCCGCCAGACCCCCGGCACATCGTCGCCCAACAGGTGCTCGCGCTCTGCCTGCAGGAACACCGGGTCGGTGACCGCCTCTGGACGCAGGCGTGGAACGGCCTGCCGCCCTTCGGGCCGGGTGCCGAGCCGATCGTCCGGCACCTTGTCGACCACGGCTACCTCGACAGCGACGGTGGACTGCTGTTCATCGGGCCGGAGGCGGAGCGACGGTTCGGCCGGCGGCACTTCATGGACATGACCGCCGTCTTCACCGGCCCGCCGGAGTTCACCGTGCTGCACGGTCGCCAGGAACTCGGCCGGGTCGACCCGAGCCTGCTCACCGAGGAGGTACGAGGCGATCGGCGGCTGCTGCTCGGTGGGCGGAGCTGGCGGGTCACGTACGTCGACTGGCGTCGGCGGCGCTGCTTCGTCGAACCGGTCGACGACGGCGGCCGGGCGCGGTGGACGTCCCCGGGCTGGGTGGGCTGGAGCCACCCGCTGACCCGGACGATGCGGGACGTCCTGCTGGGCGACGATCCGTCCGTACGGCTGACCGGGAGGGCAACGGACCGGCTGGCGGCCGAACGGGCCGACCGCTCGGCCGTGGTGCACCCGGGCGGCAGCCTTGTAGTCCGGGCCGAAGGCGGCGACCTGACCTGGTGGACGTGGGCCGGGCTGCGGGCGAACGCGACCTTGGCCGCGACGCTCAGTGAGGTCGTCGACCCGATGCAGCGGTACGACGACTACATGATCCGGCTGCGCGCGGACCTGGACCGGTCGCAGTGGCGCTCACTGGTGGCCGACGCGGGACAGCGGATCTGCCTGCCCGAGGTCAACGCACGGGCTCTCGCCGGGCTGAAGTTCGGCGTCGCGCTGCCGGAACGCCTGGCCCGCGCGACCCTCGCCGCGCGCCTCGCCGACCTACCCGGGGCGGCGGCGGTCCTGGCGGAACCGGTCCGCTTCGCTGCCTTGTAG
- the brxD gene encoding BREX system ATP-binding protein BrxD, giving the protein MTVEVSARRRKDIVDALRRGAVPANGLDALAVGLDRFATALDEDLARVAGGGSVFKAVRGEYGAGKTFFTRWLGERAKRRGFAVAEVQVSELETPLHRMETVYRRLVEQLTTEQFAPSALRPVLDGWIFALEEDVLAAGTVAEADADGLDRAVGELLERRLADISRSTPGFAAALRGYRAAIATGDQVTAGGLAAWLGGQPHVAASARRAAGVKGDLDHFGALSFLQGLLTVLRDSGHPGLLLVLDEVETLQRVRSDARDKALNALRQLVDDIYAGRFPGLFLLITGTPAFFDGQQGVQRLAPLAQRLATDFGPEPRWDNPRATQLRLPGFTEAALVQLGVRVRDIYGSARVSEVADDAYLGELARAVAGRLGGQVGVAPRIYLKKLVADVFDRVDQFADWNPREHYALTLRSDELTAVERNAASADDVDLTL; this is encoded by the coding sequence GTGACGGTCGAGGTGAGCGCCCGGCGGCGCAAGGACATCGTCGACGCGCTCCGCCGGGGAGCGGTGCCCGCCAACGGCCTGGACGCCCTCGCCGTCGGGCTCGACCGCTTCGCCACCGCCCTCGACGAGGACCTGGCCCGGGTGGCCGGCGGCGGCAGCGTGTTCAAGGCCGTCCGGGGTGAGTACGGGGCCGGCAAGACCTTCTTCACCCGCTGGCTCGGAGAGCGGGCGAAGCGCCGGGGCTTCGCGGTGGCGGAGGTGCAGGTCTCCGAGCTGGAGACGCCGCTGCACCGGATGGAGACGGTCTACCGCCGGCTCGTCGAGCAACTGACCACCGAGCAGTTCGCGCCGAGCGCGCTGCGACCCGTACTCGACGGTTGGATCTTCGCCCTGGAGGAGGACGTGCTGGCCGCAGGCACGGTCGCCGAGGCCGACGCGGACGGCCTCGACCGGGCGGTCGGTGAGCTGCTCGAACGCCGGCTCGCGGACATCTCCCGCAGCACCCCAGGGTTCGCGGCGGCGCTGCGGGGCTACCGCGCCGCGATCGCCACCGGCGACCAGGTGACCGCCGGCGGGCTGGCCGCCTGGCTAGGCGGCCAGCCCCACGTCGCGGCCTCGGCGAGGCGGGCCGCCGGGGTCAAGGGCGACCTCGACCACTTCGGGGCGCTCAGCTTCCTGCAGGGCCTGCTGACGGTGCTGCGGGACAGCGGCCACCCCGGCCTGCTCCTGGTCCTCGACGAGGTCGAGACCCTGCAGCGGGTCCGGTCGGACGCCCGCGACAAGGCCCTCAACGCGCTGCGGCAACTCGTGGACGACATCTACGCCGGCCGGTTCCCCGGCCTCTTCCTGCTGATCACCGGCACCCCGGCGTTCTTCGACGGCCAGCAGGGCGTGCAGCGGCTCGCGCCGCTGGCACAGCGCCTCGCCACCGACTTCGGGCCGGAGCCGCGCTGGGACAACCCACGTGCCACCCAGCTCCGCCTGCCCGGCTTCACCGAGGCCGCCCTGGTCCAGCTCGGGGTGCGGGTGCGCGACATCTACGGCAGCGCCCGGGTGAGCGAGGTCGCCGACGACGCCTATCTCGGGGAACTCGCCCGCGCCGTCGCCGGCCGGCTGGGCGGCCAGGTCGGGGTCGCCCCCCGCATCTACCTCAAGAAGCTCGTCGCCGACGTCTTCGACCGGGTGGACCAGTTCGCCGACTGGAACCCCCGGGAGCACTACGCGCTGACGCTCCGGTCGGACGAGCTGACGGCGGTCGAGCGCAACGCCGCGTCGGCCGACGACGTCGACCTGACCCTGTGA
- the pglZ gene encoding BREX-2 system phosphatase PglZ produces the protein MSVTRAAVRPAAVRRKVESWLAERDGSDAIVLHARPEWTDEPVLTVGDTPVRVVPCRTPLAARAALADRAGHEKLVLLTDLTDMELGDGLLTHVSMQKGRSVDPWDLVTQVFGGQVRLDSTLVRTGRWVADALTDLAPTQGWPPPAGLILTRDHALRHLAGAVLGLDPDALDGAGLLQWSTDAPNQLRFGDLPTEWSDGIATFLREVAGPVAVPVLAAVGAGHGVDAIPLGLLAGVLWPRAAESRPDLDLVVARTRLEPRFGGARLTESQAIAFGEATEAWIYRALDGDHAVRHDARRMLRRAEDIAAEIDVAGRLAASDLLPAGFTQRMRAFGESVRLAVPAAGAPVSPAGELIERAQDRLAEVETHRSAERSRVETARMAVRLLRWLATPEGPAPATMLDAVQRQVRDDGWVDRARLDIFVGDVDPQVAQAYRLLHAAVEARRARHDHQFAELLQDTTTAERDPGTLLRVEDVLDRVVRPIVDNGRRVLMLVLDGMGTAAAIEIAESLGRGGAWEELTPGGGPRVGVLAALPTVTQVNRCSLFSGRIAVGDRGAELRAFREQFPGGVLLHKSDLRTPAGLAVDPEVAAALGDPAVPLVAAVINTIDDALDRSDPGITEWSTDTVNGLRNLLVVAQDRVVVLVSDHGHVVDRGTEAVLRPADTSENRWRPATGEPGDGELLFKGSRVALGGGEVILPWREELRYGPRKAGYHGGAAPAEAAIPLLLFAAHDENAVPGWAGAPVSSPEWWREPLRQAAGETTSPEPAPTENRRPARRPARPPVQDEGLFDLPAPVAATAPPPSAPTSPQVPSSPAPADSAAALVAALLASPVYADRRGTRAPLPDERVAAMVATLVAGNGRATLETLATRAGIPVHRVTGTFTVLRRLLQVEGYPVLSLDPDGRTAKLDIALMVEQFGLAVP, from the coding sequence GTGAGCGTCACCCGGGCCGCCGTCCGCCCCGCCGCAGTGCGGCGCAAGGTCGAGTCGTGGCTCGCCGAGCGCGACGGCAGCGACGCGATCGTGCTGCACGCCCGCCCCGAGTGGACCGACGAGCCGGTGCTCACCGTGGGGGACACGCCCGTGCGGGTCGTACCCTGCCGGACGCCGCTCGCCGCGCGGGCCGCGCTCGCCGACCGGGCCGGACACGAGAAGCTGGTCCTGCTGACCGACCTCACCGACATGGAGCTGGGCGACGGCCTGCTGACCCACGTCAGCATGCAGAAGGGCCGCAGCGTCGACCCGTGGGACCTGGTCACCCAGGTGTTCGGCGGCCAGGTGCGGCTCGACTCCACCCTCGTGCGCACCGGCCGATGGGTCGCCGACGCTCTTACCGACCTCGCCCCGACCCAGGGCTGGCCGCCGCCCGCCGGCCTCATCCTCACCCGGGACCACGCGCTGCGGCACCTCGCCGGTGCGGTGCTCGGCCTCGACCCCGACGCACTGGACGGCGCCGGCCTCCTCCAGTGGAGCACCGACGCACCCAACCAGCTCCGCTTCGGCGACCTGCCCACCGAATGGTCCGACGGGATCGCCACGTTCCTCCGCGAGGTCGCCGGCCCGGTCGCCGTGCCGGTCCTCGCCGCTGTCGGAGCCGGGCACGGCGTCGACGCCATACCACTCGGCCTGCTCGCCGGGGTGCTCTGGCCCCGGGCCGCCGAGTCGCGGCCCGACCTGGACCTGGTGGTCGCCCGCACCCGGCTCGAGCCGCGCTTCGGCGGTGCCCGCCTCACGGAGTCGCAGGCCATCGCCTTCGGTGAGGCGACCGAGGCGTGGATCTACCGGGCCCTCGACGGCGACCACGCGGTACGCCACGACGCGCGCCGGATGCTGCGCCGGGCGGAGGACATCGCGGCCGAGATCGACGTCGCCGGGCGGCTCGCCGCGTCCGACCTGCTGCCGGCCGGCTTCACACAGCGGATGCGTGCCTTCGGGGAGTCCGTGCGACTCGCCGTGCCGGCGGCCGGGGCTCCCGTCTCGCCCGCCGGTGAGCTGATCGAGCGGGCGCAGGACCGGCTCGCCGAGGTGGAGACCCACCGGTCGGCCGAGCGCTCCCGGGTGGAGACCGCCCGGATGGCCGTCCGCCTGCTGCGCTGGCTGGCCACGCCCGAAGGGCCCGCCCCCGCCACGATGCTCGACGCCGTGCAGCGGCAGGTCCGCGACGACGGCTGGGTCGACCGGGCCCGCCTCGACATCTTCGTCGGGGACGTCGACCCGCAGGTCGCGCAGGCCTACCGGCTGCTGCACGCGGCCGTGGAAGCTCGTCGTGCCCGCCACGACCACCAGTTCGCCGAGCTGCTGCAGGACACCACCACCGCCGAGCGGGACCCGGGCACGCTGCTGCGCGTGGAGGACGTGCTCGACCGCGTCGTCCGTCCCATCGTGGACAACGGACGACGGGTCCTGATGCTCGTCCTCGACGGCATGGGAACCGCGGCGGCCATCGAGATCGCCGAGTCCCTCGGCCGTGGCGGCGCCTGGGAGGAGCTGACGCCCGGCGGCGGCCCCCGCGTCGGCGTCCTCGCCGCGCTGCCGACGGTCACGCAGGTCAACCGGTGCAGCCTGTTCAGCGGGCGGATCGCCGTGGGCGACCGTGGCGCCGAACTGCGGGCCTTCCGCGAGCAGTTCCCGGGCGGCGTGCTGTTGCACAAGTCCGACCTGCGCACCCCGGCCGGGCTGGCCGTCGACCCCGAGGTGGCCGCCGCCCTCGGTGACCCGGCCGTCCCGCTGGTCGCCGCCGTCATCAACACCATCGACGACGCCCTCGACCGCAGCGACCCCGGCATCACCGAGTGGAGCACCGACACCGTCAACGGGCTGCGGAACCTGCTCGTGGTCGCCCAGGACCGGGTCGTGGTGCTGGTCTCGGACCACGGCCACGTCGTCGACCGGGGCACCGAGGCGGTCCTGCGGCCCGCCGACACCAGCGAGAACCGGTGGCGGCCGGCGACGGGCGAGCCCGGTGACGGCGAGCTGCTCTTCAAGGGCAGCCGGGTGGCGCTCGGCGGCGGCGAGGTGATCCTGCCCTGGCGGGAGGAGCTGCGGTACGGCCCGCGCAAGGCCGGATACCACGGTGGGGCAGCCCCTGCCGAGGCGGCGATCCCGCTGCTGCTCTTCGCCGCCCACGACGAGAACGCCGTGCCGGGGTGGGCGGGCGCGCCGGTGTCCAGCCCGGAGTGGTGGCGGGAGCCGCTGCGCCAGGCGGCGGGGGAGACGACCTCCCCCGAGCCTGCGCCGACGGAGAACCGCCGCCCCGCCCGCCGCCCCGCCCGGCCGCCGGTGCAGGACGAGGGCCTGTTCGACCTGCCAGCCCCGGTCGCCGCGACCGCGCCGCCCCCGTCCGCTCCGACCTCCCCACAGGTCCCGTCGTCCCCGGCCCCGGCCGATTCGGCGGCGGCCCTCGTGGCGGCGCTGCTGGCCAGCCCCGTCTACGCCGACCGTCGGGGCACCCGCGCGCCCCTGCCCGACGAGCGGGTGGCCGCCATGGTCGCCACCCTCGTCGCCGGCAACGGGCGGGCGACCCTGGAGACCCTGGCGACCAGGGCCGGGATACCCGTGCACCGGGTCACCGGCACGTTCACCGTCCTGCGCCGCCTGCTGCAGGTCGAGGGGTACCCCGTGCTCAGCCTCGACCCAGACGGGCGGACGGCCAAGCTCGACATCGCCCTCATGGTCGAGCAGTTCGGGCTGGCGGTCCCGTGA